Proteins from a genomic interval of Centroberyx gerrardi isolate f3 chromosome 23, fCenGer3.hap1.cur.20231027, whole genome shotgun sequence:
- the LOC139911573 gene encoding protein NLRC3-like isoform X3 has protein sequence MNLSAEREEGVPTSKTTLSGERGSQTKAERSPVQPQRPDSVVPSCVSMKSEGSMFHLTDFKDEHHSTEQIDNQEKSEVPSGHSAQEHQTDLDSIFMLLEENVVTFVKNELKRFQRVLSPDCSDRQTVDEEMVDGEEEEQRRNSREAILKITLHFLRSMKQDKLADSLLSKTLAAMCQRELKSNLKEKFQCLFEGIAKPGNPTLLNQIYTELYITEGGSGEVNNEHEVRQIETASRRPTRSETPIKCQDIFKALPGRDKPIRTVMTKGVAGIGKTVLTQKFTLDWAEDKANHDIQFTFPFTFRELNLLKGKKYSLVELLQHFFIETKEAGICSYDKFQVVFIFDGLDEYQLPLDFQNNEIWTDIREPTSVDVLLTNLIKGKLLPSALLWITTRPAAANQIPPGCVDMVTEVRGFTDPQKEEYFRKRFMDEKLASRIISHVKTSRSLHIMCHIPVFCWITATVLEHVLRTDERGDLPKTLTEMYIHFLVLQSIQRNVKYHGRAETDPFWNTESKEIITSLGKLAFDQLEKGNLIFYEADLAQCGIDIRAASVYSGVFTQIFKEERGLYQDKVFCFVHLSIQEFLAAVYVFLSFINTGVNLLIEKQLTSPSSILLRMKSNIKHLHQSAVNKALQSPNGHLDLFLRFLLGLSLETNQTFLRGLLKQTRRSSQTNQKTVGYLKEKIRENVSPERSINLFHCLNELNDHSLVEEIQHYLRSGSLSTDELSPAQWSALVFMLLSSEKELDVFDLKKYSASDEGLLRLLSVVKASSVALLSGCNLSERSCEALASVLSSNSSNLRELDLSNNDLQDSGVKLLSAGLGSPHCRLETLGLSGCLVTEEGCASLASALSSNPSHLRELDLSYNHPGDSGVKLLSAGLQDPHWRLDTLRCL, from the exons ATGAATCTGTctgcggagagagaggagggggtccCGACCTCTAAAACCACCCTGTCTGGGGAACGTGGCAGCCAGACCAAAGCTgagag AAGCCCTGTCCAGCCACAGAGACCAGACTCTGttgtacccagctgtgtgtccatgaagagtgaagGATCTATGTTTCATCTCACTGATTTCAAAGATGAACACCACTCTACTGAGCAAAT AGACAACCAGGAGAAgtcagaggttcccagtggtcactctgcccaggagcatcaaacagacctggactccatatttatg TTGCTTGAGGAGAACGTTGTGACTTTTGTGAAGAATGAGCTGAAAAGGTTCCAGAGGGTTCTGAGTCCAGATTGCTCAGATAGGCAGACAGTGGATGAGGAGATGGTGgatggtgaggaggaagagcagaggaggaacagcagagaggcaattctgaagatcacactgcacttcctgaggAGCATGAAGCAGGACaagctggctgactctctgctGAGCA AAACTCTTGCTGCCATGTGCCAGCGGGAACTCAAATCTAAcctgaaggagaagtttcagtgtttgtttgaggggattgctaaaccaggaaacccaacacttctgaatcagatctacacagagctctacatcacagagggagggagcggagaGGTCAATAATGAACATGAGGTTagacagattgaaacagcatccaggaGACCGACGAGATCAGAAACCCCAATCAAATGTCAAGACATCTTTAAagccttacctggaagagataaaccaatcagaacagtgatgacaaagggagtggctggcattgggaaaacagtcttaacacagaagttcactctggactgggctgaagacaaagccaatcacgatatacagttcacatttccattcactttccgagagctgaatttgctgaaaggaaaaaagtacagcttggtggaacttctaCAACACTTCTTTATTGaaaccaaagaagcaggaatctgcagctatgacaagttccaggttgtcttcatctttgacggtcttgACGAGTATcaacttcctctagacttccagaacaacgagatctgGACTGATATCAGGGAGCcaacctcagtggacgtgctgctgacaaacctcatcaaggggaaactgcttccctctgctctcctctggataaccacacgccCTGccgcagccaatcagatccctcctgggtgcgttgacatggtgacagaggtgagaggcttcactgacccacaaaaggaggagtacttcaggaagagattcatgGATGAGAAGCTGGCCAGTAGAATCATCTCCCACGTCAAGAcgtcacgaagcctccacatcatgtgtcacatcccagtcttctgttggatcactgctacagttctggagcatgtgttgagaacagatgagagaggagacctgcccaagaccctgactgagatgtacatccacttcctggtgctTCAGTCCATACAGAGgaatgtcaagtatcatggaagagctgagacagatccatTCTGGAATACAGAGAGTAAGGAGATCATTACATCTCTAGGAAAACTGGCTTTCGACCaactggagaaaggcaacctgatcttctatgaagcagATCTGGCacagtgtggcattgatatcagagcagcctcagtgtactcaggagtgttcacacagatctttaaagaggagcgtgggctgTACCAAgacaaggtgttctgctttgtgcatctgagcattcaggagtttctggctgctgtttatgtctttctctcattcatcAACACTGGTGTCAATCTACTGATAGAGAAACAGTTAACCTCCCCATCGTCCATTCTATTAAGAATGAAATCTAACATCAAACACCTCCACCAGAGTGCTGTGaacaaggccttacagagtccaaatggacacctggacttgttccttcgcttcctcctgggtctctcactggagaccaatcagactttcctacgaggcctgctgaAACAGACAAGAAGaagctcacagaccaatcagaaaaCCGTTGGGTACCTCAAGGAAAAGATCAGGGAGAATgtctctccagagagaagcatcaatctgttccactgtctgaatgagctgaatgaccattctctagtggaggagatccaacactacctgagatcaggaagtctctccacagacgaactctcccctgctcagtggtcggctctggtcttcatgctactgtcatcagaaaaagagctggacgtgtttgacctgaagaaatactctgcttcagacgagggtcttctgaggctgctgtcagtggtcAAGGCCTCCAGTGTAGCTCT gctgagtggctgtaacctgtcagagagaagctgtgaagcactggcctcagttctcagctccaaCTCTTCTAATCtaagagagctggacctgagtaacaatgacctgcaggattcaggggtgaagctgctctcagctggactggggagtccacactgcagactggagactctcgG gctgtcaggctgtctggtCACAGAAGAAGGCTGTGCATCtttggcctcagctctgagctccaacccgtcccatctgagagagctggatctgagctacaatcatccaggagactcaggagtgaagctgctctctgctggactgcaggatccacactggagactggataCTCTCAG atgcctgtga
- the LOC139911573 gene encoding protein NLRC3-like isoform X2, giving the protein MLLEENVVTFVKNELKRFQRVLSPDCSDRQTVDEEMVDGEEEEQRRNSREAILKITLHFLRSMKQDKLADSLLSKTLAAMCQRELKSNLKEKFQCLFEGIAKPGNPTLLNQIYTELYITEGGSGEVNNEHEVRQIETASRRPTRSETPIKCQDIFKALPGRDKPIRTVMTKGVAGIGKTVLTQKFTLDWAEDKANHDIQFTFPFTFRELNLLKGKKYSLVELLQHFFIETKEAGICSYDKFQVVFIFDGLDEYQLPLDFQNNEIWTDIREPTSVDVLLTNLIKGKLLPSALLWITTRPAAANQIPPGCVDMVTEVRGFTDPQKEEYFRKRFMDEKLASRIISHVKTSRSLHIMCHIPVFCWITATVLEHVLRTDERGDLPKTLTEMYIHFLVLQSIQRNVKYHGRAETDPFWNTESKEIITSLGKLAFDQLEKGNLIFYEADLAQCGIDIRAASVYSGVFTQIFKEERGLYQDKVFCFVHLSIQEFLAAVYVFLSFINTGVNLLIEKQLTSPSSILLRMKSNIKHLHQSAVNKALQSPNGHLDLFLRFLLGLSLETNQTFLRGLLKQTRRSSQTNQKTVGYLKEKIRENVSPERSINLFHCLNELNDHSLVEEIQHYLRSGSLSTDELSPAQWSALVFMLLSSEKELDVFDLKKYSASDEGLLRLLSVVKASSVALLSGCNLSERSCEALASVLSSNSSNLRELDLSNNDLQDSGVKLLSAGLGSPHCRLETLGLSGCLVTEEGCASLASALSSNPSHLRELDLSYNHPGDSGVKLLSAGLQDPHWRLDTLSVDHGGKRRLKSGRRKYACELTLDPNTANRNLSLSEGSRKAAMVREEKLCPDHPDRFDSWFQVLCREGLSGRCYWEVQRKGRVHIGVTYRGIRRSGRGVDSRLGGNTESWSLDCSENIYCAWHDNVQTIIGMRHFSDFGRVGVYLDWPAGTLSFYSVSSDTLIHLHTFHSTFTKPLYPGFGLEQVGSSASLCQMEGLESPPWSWKNTYPLRSHNSFSFQGN; this is encoded by the exons atg TTGCTTGAGGAGAACGTTGTGACTTTTGTGAAGAATGAGCTGAAAAGGTTCCAGAGGGTTCTGAGTCCAGATTGCTCAGATAGGCAGACAGTGGATGAGGAGATGGTGgatggtgaggaggaagagcagaggaggaacagcagagaggcaattctgaagatcacactgcacttcctgaggAGCATGAAGCAGGACaagctggctgactctctgctGAGCA AAACTCTTGCTGCCATGTGCCAGCGGGAACTCAAATCTAAcctgaaggagaagtttcagtgtttgtttgaggggattgctaaaccaggaaacccaacacttctgaatcagatctacacagagctctacatcacagagggagggagcggagaGGTCAATAATGAACATGAGGTTagacagattgaaacagcatccaggaGACCGACGAGATCAGAAACCCCAATCAAATGTCAAGACATCTTTAAagccttacctggaagagataaaccaatcagaacagtgatgacaaagggagtggctggcattgggaaaacagtcttaacacagaagttcactctggactgggctgaagacaaagccaatcacgatatacagttcacatttccattcactttccgagagctgaatttgctgaaaggaaaaaagtacagcttggtggaacttctaCAACACTTCTTTATTGaaaccaaagaagcaggaatctgcagctatgacaagttccaggttgtcttcatctttgacggtcttgACGAGTATcaacttcctctagacttccagaacaacgagatctgGACTGATATCAGGGAGCcaacctcagtggacgtgctgctgacaaacctcatcaaggggaaactgcttccctctgctctcctctggataaccacacgccCTGccgcagccaatcagatccctcctgggtgcgttgacatggtgacagaggtgagaggcttcactgacccacaaaaggaggagtacttcaggaagagattcatgGATGAGAAGCTGGCCAGTAGAATCATCTCCCACGTCAAGAcgtcacgaagcctccacatcatgtgtcacatcccagtcttctgttggatcactgctacagttctggagcatgtgttgagaacagatgagagaggagacctgcccaagaccctgactgagatgtacatccacttcctggtgctTCAGTCCATACAGAGgaatgtcaagtatcatggaagagctgagacagatccatTCTGGAATACAGAGAGTAAGGAGATCATTACATCTCTAGGAAAACTGGCTTTCGACCaactggagaaaggcaacctgatcttctatgaagcagATCTGGCacagtgtggcattgatatcagagcagcctcagtgtactcaggagtgttcacacagatctttaaagaggagcgtgggctgTACCAAgacaaggtgttctgctttgtgcatctgagcattcaggagtttctggctgctgtttatgtctttctctcattcatcAACACTGGTGTCAATCTACTGATAGAGAAACAGTTAACCTCCCCATCGTCCATTCTATTAAGAATGAAATCTAACATCAAACACCTCCACCAGAGTGCTGTGaacaaggccttacagagtccaaatggacacctggacttgttccttcgcttcctcctgggtctctcactggagaccaatcagactttcctacgaggcctgctgaAACAGACAAGAAGaagctcacagaccaatcagaaaaCCGTTGGGTACCTCAAGGAAAAGATCAGGGAGAATgtctctccagagagaagcatcaatctgttccactgtctgaatgagctgaatgaccattctctagtggaggagatccaacactacctgagatcaggaagtctctccacagacgaactctcccctgctcagtggtcggctctggtcttcatgctactgtcatcagaaaaagagctggacgtgtttgacctgaagaaatactctgcttcagacgagggtcttctgaggctgctgtcagtggtcAAGGCCTCCAGTGTAGCTCT gctgagtggctgtaacctgtcagagagaagctgtgaagcactggcctcagttctcagctccaaCTCTTCTAATCtaagagagctggacctgagtaacaatgacctgcaggattcaggggtgaagctgctctcagctggactggggagtccacactgcagactggagactctcgG gctgtcaggctgtctggtCACAGAAGAAGGCTGTGCATCtttggcctcagctctgagctccaacccgtcccatctgagagagctggatctgagctacaatcatccaggagactcaggagtgaagctgctctctgctggactgcaggatccacactggagactggataCTCTCAG tgtggaccatggtggaaaGCGAAGGTTGAAATCAGGCCGCAGGAAAT atgcctgtgaactcactctggacccgaacacagcaaacagaaacctctctctgtctgaaggCAGCAGAAAGGCAGCAatggtgagagaggagaagttGTGTCCTGATCACCCAGATAGGTTTGACTCCTGGTTCCAGGTGTTGTGTAGAGAGGGACTGTCTGgccgctgttactgggaggtacagaggaaaggaagggtCCATATTGGAGTGACgtacagaggaatcagaaggagCGGAAGGGGTGTTGACTCCAGACTCGGAGGGAATACAGAGTCCTGGAGCCTGGACTGCTCTGAAAATATTTACTGTGCCTGGCACGATAATGTACAAACAATCATAGGTATGCGCCATTTCTCTGACTTTGGCAGAGTTggagtgtatctggactggcctgctggcaCGCTGTCCTTCTACAGCGTCTCCTCTGACACGCTGAtccacctccacaccttccactccacattcactaaACCCCTCTACCCTGGGTTTGGGTTGGAACAGGTTGGCTCCTCGGCATCATTGTGTCAGATGGAGGGGTTAGAGTCGCCTCCCTGGTCCTGGAAGAACACTTACCCCCTAAGAAGCCACAACTCCTTTTCCTTCCAGGGAAATTAA
- the LOC139911573 gene encoding protein NLRC3-like isoform X1, whose product MNLSAEREEGVPTSKTTLSGERGSQTKAERSPVQPQRPDSVVPSCVSMKSEGSMFHLTDFKDEHHSTEQIDNQEKSEVPSGHSAQEHQTDLDSIFMLLEENVVTFVKNELKRFQRVLSPDCSDRQTVDEEMVDGEEEEQRRNSREAILKITLHFLRSMKQDKLADSLLSKTLAAMCQRELKSNLKEKFQCLFEGIAKPGNPTLLNQIYTELYITEGGSGEVNNEHEVRQIETASRRPTRSETPIKCQDIFKALPGRDKPIRTVMTKGVAGIGKTVLTQKFTLDWAEDKANHDIQFTFPFTFRELNLLKGKKYSLVELLQHFFIETKEAGICSYDKFQVVFIFDGLDEYQLPLDFQNNEIWTDIREPTSVDVLLTNLIKGKLLPSALLWITTRPAAANQIPPGCVDMVTEVRGFTDPQKEEYFRKRFMDEKLASRIISHVKTSRSLHIMCHIPVFCWITATVLEHVLRTDERGDLPKTLTEMYIHFLVLQSIQRNVKYHGRAETDPFWNTESKEIITSLGKLAFDQLEKGNLIFYEADLAQCGIDIRAASVYSGVFTQIFKEERGLYQDKVFCFVHLSIQEFLAAVYVFLSFINTGVNLLIEKQLTSPSSILLRMKSNIKHLHQSAVNKALQSPNGHLDLFLRFLLGLSLETNQTFLRGLLKQTRRSSQTNQKTVGYLKEKIRENVSPERSINLFHCLNELNDHSLVEEIQHYLRSGSLSTDELSPAQWSALVFMLLSSEKELDVFDLKKYSASDEGLLRLLSVVKASSVALLSGCNLSERSCEALASVLSSNSSNLRELDLSNNDLQDSGVKLLSAGLGSPHCRLETLGLSGCLVTEEGCASLASALSSNPSHLRELDLSYNHPGDSGVKLLSAGLQDPHWRLDTLSVDHGGKRRLKSGRRKYACELTLDPNTANRNLSLSEGSRKAAMVREEKLCPDHPDRFDSWFQVLCREGLSGRCYWEVQRKGRVHIGVTYRGIRRSGRGVDSRLGGNTESWSLDCSENIYCAWHDNVQTIIGMRHFSDFGRVGVYLDWPAGTLSFYSVSSDTLIHLHTFHSTFTKPLYPGFGLEQVGSSASLCQMEGLESPPWSWKNTYPLRSHNSFSFQGN is encoded by the exons ATGAATCTGTctgcggagagagaggagggggtccCGACCTCTAAAACCACCCTGTCTGGGGAACGTGGCAGCCAGACCAAAGCTgagag AAGCCCTGTCCAGCCACAGAGACCAGACTCTGttgtacccagctgtgtgtccatgaagagtgaagGATCTATGTTTCATCTCACTGATTTCAAAGATGAACACCACTCTACTGAGCAAAT AGACAACCAGGAGAAgtcagaggttcccagtggtcactctgcccaggagcatcaaacagacctggactccatatttatg TTGCTTGAGGAGAACGTTGTGACTTTTGTGAAGAATGAGCTGAAAAGGTTCCAGAGGGTTCTGAGTCCAGATTGCTCAGATAGGCAGACAGTGGATGAGGAGATGGTGgatggtgaggaggaagagcagaggaggaacagcagagaggcaattctgaagatcacactgcacttcctgaggAGCATGAAGCAGGACaagctggctgactctctgctGAGCA AAACTCTTGCTGCCATGTGCCAGCGGGAACTCAAATCTAAcctgaaggagaagtttcagtgtttgtttgaggggattgctaaaccaggaaacccaacacttctgaatcagatctacacagagctctacatcacagagggagggagcggagaGGTCAATAATGAACATGAGGTTagacagattgaaacagcatccaggaGACCGACGAGATCAGAAACCCCAATCAAATGTCAAGACATCTTTAAagccttacctggaagagataaaccaatcagaacagtgatgacaaagggagtggctggcattgggaaaacagtcttaacacagaagttcactctggactgggctgaagacaaagccaatcacgatatacagttcacatttccattcactttccgagagctgaatttgctgaaaggaaaaaagtacagcttggtggaacttctaCAACACTTCTTTATTGaaaccaaagaagcaggaatctgcagctatgacaagttccaggttgtcttcatctttgacggtcttgACGAGTATcaacttcctctagacttccagaacaacgagatctgGACTGATATCAGGGAGCcaacctcagtggacgtgctgctgacaaacctcatcaaggggaaactgcttccctctgctctcctctggataaccacacgccCTGccgcagccaatcagatccctcctgggtgcgttgacatggtgacagaggtgagaggcttcactgacccacaaaaggaggagtacttcaggaagagattcatgGATGAGAAGCTGGCCAGTAGAATCATCTCCCACGTCAAGAcgtcacgaagcctccacatcatgtgtcacatcccagtcttctgttggatcactgctacagttctggagcatgtgttgagaacagatgagagaggagacctgcccaagaccctgactgagatgtacatccacttcctggtgctTCAGTCCATACAGAGgaatgtcaagtatcatggaagagctgagacagatccatTCTGGAATACAGAGAGTAAGGAGATCATTACATCTCTAGGAAAACTGGCTTTCGACCaactggagaaaggcaacctgatcttctatgaagcagATCTGGCacagtgtggcattgatatcagagcagcctcagtgtactcaggagtgttcacacagatctttaaagaggagcgtgggctgTACCAAgacaaggtgttctgctttgtgcatctgagcattcaggagtttctggctgctgtttatgtctttctctcattcatcAACACTGGTGTCAATCTACTGATAGAGAAACAGTTAACCTCCCCATCGTCCATTCTATTAAGAATGAAATCTAACATCAAACACCTCCACCAGAGTGCTGTGaacaaggccttacagagtccaaatggacacctggacttgttccttcgcttcctcctgggtctctcactggagaccaatcagactttcctacgaggcctgctgaAACAGACAAGAAGaagctcacagaccaatcagaaaaCCGTTGGGTACCTCAAGGAAAAGATCAGGGAGAATgtctctccagagagaagcatcaatctgttccactgtctgaatgagctgaatgaccattctctagtggaggagatccaacactacctgagatcaggaagtctctccacagacgaactctcccctgctcagtggtcggctctggtcttcatgctactgtcatcagaaaaagagctggacgtgtttgacctgaagaaatactctgcttcagacgagggtcttctgaggctgctgtcagtggtcAAGGCCTCCAGTGTAGCTCT gctgagtggctgtaacctgtcagagagaagctgtgaagcactggcctcagttctcagctccaaCTCTTCTAATCtaagagagctggacctgagtaacaatgacctgcaggattcaggggtgaagctgctctcagctggactggggagtccacactgcagactggagactctcgG gctgtcaggctgtctggtCACAGAAGAAGGCTGTGCATCtttggcctcagctctgagctccaacccgtcccatctgagagagctggatctgagctacaatcatccaggagactcaggagtgaagctgctctctgctggactgcaggatccacactggagactggataCTCTCAG tgtggaccatggtggaaaGCGAAGGTTGAAATCAGGCCGCAGGAAAT atgcctgtgaactcactctggacccgaacacagcaaacagaaacctctctctgtctgaaggCAGCAGAAAGGCAGCAatggtgagagaggagaagttGTGTCCTGATCACCCAGATAGGTTTGACTCCTGGTTCCAGGTGTTGTGTAGAGAGGGACTGTCTGgccgctgttactgggaggtacagaggaaaggaagggtCCATATTGGAGTGACgtacagaggaatcagaaggagCGGAAGGGGTGTTGACTCCAGACTCGGAGGGAATACAGAGTCCTGGAGCCTGGACTGCTCTGAAAATATTTACTGTGCCTGGCACGATAATGTACAAACAATCATAGGTATGCGCCATTTCTCTGACTTTGGCAGAGTTggagtgtatctggactggcctgctggcaCGCTGTCCTTCTACAGCGTCTCCTCTGACACGCTGAtccacctccacaccttccactccacattcactaaACCCCTCTACCCTGGGTTTGGGTTGGAACAGGTTGGCTCCTCGGCATCATTGTGTCAGATGGAGGGGTTAGAGTCGCCTCCCTGGTCCTGGAAGAACACTTACCCCCTAAGAAGCCACAACTCCTTTTCCTTCCAGGGAAATTAA